A single region of the Eriocheir sinensis breed Jianghai 21 chromosome 53, ASM2467909v1, whole genome shotgun sequence genome encodes:
- the LOC126983336 gene encoding protein obstructor-E-like, with the protein MTRLVLLLFIGAAAAQSNFQCPPDDGYYADNQQCDKYYDCYRGTMTEKLCPDGLVFDHTLSPAVEQCNYPFIVECPEGSSFQTPKPSGIECPRMNGYFEHEDPSNCGEYYECTGGIPVLRTCADGLVFDELTGTCQWAHAGFRQGCVKKQEVLPDGFSCPNDTQIHTNGQQLDHSRYLKPNDCRFFYVCVDGKHPREVGCPVGQVFNDLTLLCDAPENVAGCENYYPADVINAVRPAAQQQ; encoded by the exons GCGCGGCAGCCGCCCAGTCGAACTTCCAGTGCCCCCCCGACGATGGCTACTACGCCGACAACCAGCAGTGCGATAAGTACTATGATTGCTACCGCGGCACCATGACCGAGAAGCTCTGCCCTGACGGCCTTGTCTTCGACCACACCCTGTCCCCGGCCGTCGAGCAGTGCAACTACCCCTTCATCGTCGAGTGCCCCGAGGGATCTTCCTTCC agACTCCCAAGCCCTCCGGCATTGAGTGCCCCCGCATGAACGGCTACTTCGAGCACGAGGACCCCAGCAACTGCGGCGAGTACTACGAGTGCACTGGCGGCATCCCCGTCCTCCGCACCTGCGCTGACGGCCTCGTGTTCGACGAGCTCACCGGCACCTGCCAGTGGGCCCACGCTGGCTTCCGCCAGGGCTGCGTTAAGAAGCAGG AGGTTCTCCCCGACGGCTTCTCCTGCCCCAACGACACCCAGATCCACACCAACGGCCAGCAGCTGGACCACTCCCGTTACCTGAAGCCCAACGACTGCAGGTTCTTCTACGTGTGCGTTGACGGCAAGCACCCGAGGGAGGTGGGCTGCCCCGTGGGCCAGGTCTTCAATGACCTCACTCTCCTCTGCGACGCTCCCGAGAACGTGGCCGGATG CGAAAACTACTACCCTGCCGACGTGATCAACGCCGTCAGGCCCGCCGCCCAGCAGCAGTAA